One region of Pirellulales bacterium genomic DNA includes:
- a CDS encoding C39 family peptidase, giving the protein MQTRLSVEILPQPDDYTCGPTCLHAIYRYFGESIELQQVIGEVQVVEGGGTLAVLLGCHALARGYSATLYTYDLQVFDPTWFQAGPVSLPQRLRAQKEVKQSQKFHMATDAYLEFIDRGGRLKFEDLTPALLRKYLVRSIPILTGLSATFLHRSPREFGPEGIPDDVRGEPTGHFVVLCGYDKDAREVLVADPLQLTPHSDSHLYHVSIERVIGAILLGIVTYDANFLIIEPRRSAAGVEHAAADRRQ; this is encoded by the coding sequence GTGCAGACGCGACTCTCGGTTGAAATTCTTCCACAGCCCGATGACTACACGTGCGGGCCTACCTGCTTGCACGCGATCTATCGCTATTTCGGCGAATCGATCGAGTTGCAGCAGGTGATCGGCGAGGTGCAGGTCGTCGAAGGGGGCGGGACGTTGGCCGTGCTGCTGGGGTGTCACGCCTTGGCTCGGGGCTATAGCGCCACGCTCTACACCTACGACCTGCAGGTCTTCGACCCGACATGGTTTCAGGCGGGCCCGGTTTCTCTGCCGCAGCGGTTGCGGGCCCAAAAGGAAGTCAAGCAGAGTCAGAAATTCCACATGGCGACCGACGCCTATTTGGAGTTTATCGACCGGGGTGGGCGGCTGAAATTCGAGGACCTGACGCCGGCCCTGCTACGCAAATACCTCGTGCGTTCGATCCCGATCCTGACGGGCCTGAGCGCGACGTTCCTGCACCGCAGCCCGCGCGAGTTCGGACCCGAAGGCATTCCCGACGACGTGCGCGGCGAGCCGACGGGGCACTTCGTCGTGCTGTGTGGCTACGACAAGGACGCCCGGGAAGTGCTCGTGGCGGACCCGTTGCAACTGACACCGCATTCCGATTCCCATCTTTATCATGTCAGCATCGAGCGCGTCATCGGTGCCATTCTGCTGGGCATCGTGACCTACGACGCGAATTTCCTGATCATTGAGCCTCGCCGATCCGCGGCCGGGGTCGAGCATGCCGCCGCTGATCGTCGTCAATAA
- the galE gene encoding UDP-glucose 4-epimerase GalE, with product MNLLVTGGSGYIGSHAVRLLARGGHEIWIYDDCLRGHRAAVPRGRLIEGEVGDRASIERVLRERRIDAVLHFAGVALVGESMARPDFYERKNLHASAVMFEAMESVGVRQIVFSSTTATYGAPEQMPISEDTPQRPINPYGATKLAVERLLEERCRRDGWAAFALRYFNAAGATPAGDLGEDHDPETHLIPLVLQVALGQRPRITVFGDDYPTPDGTCVRDYVHVDDLARAHAAALDRLRPGDFQACNLGSGCGHSVREVIEACRRATGRAIAEEIGPRREGDPPVLYADIRRAQCVLGWQPEYTDLEAICATAWNWHRTHPKGFDDRGA from the coding sequence GTGAATCTTCTCGTCACCGGGGGCAGCGGATACATTGGCAGCCATGCGGTACGCCTGCTCGCGCGCGGGGGACACGAGATCTGGATCTACGACGATTGCCTGCGCGGCCATCGTGCGGCCGTGCCGCGGGGACGCCTGATCGAGGGTGAGGTCGGCGACCGCGCGTCGATCGAGCGCGTTTTGCGCGAGCGCCGCATCGACGCGGTGCTGCATTTTGCCGGCGTGGCGCTAGTCGGCGAATCGATGGCGCGCCCCGATTTTTACGAGCGCAAGAATCTGCATGCCTCGGCCGTGATGTTCGAGGCCATGGAGTCGGTCGGTGTGCGGCAGATCGTCTTTTCGAGCACCACGGCCACCTATGGCGCGCCGGAGCAGATGCCGATTTCCGAAGACACTCCGCAGCGGCCGATCAATCCTTACGGCGCGACGAAACTGGCCGTCGAACGGTTGCTCGAAGAGCGGTGCCGTCGCGACGGTTGGGCGGCCTTTGCGCTGCGCTATTTCAATGCCGCGGGCGCCACGCCGGCCGGCGACTTGGGCGAAGATCACGACCCGGAAACGCATTTGATTCCGCTGGTCTTGCAAGTGGCCCTCGGCCAACGTCCGCGGATCACGGTATTTGGCGACGACTATCCCACGCCCGACGGGACCTGCGTGCGCGATTATGTGCATGTCGACGACCTGGCCCGGGCGCATGCCGCGGCCCTCGATCGGCTGCGGCCCGGGGACTTCCAGGCGTGCAATCTCGGGTCGGGGTGCGGCCACAGCGTGCGCGAAGTGATCGAAGCGTGCCGCCGCGCGACCGGCCGAGCCATCGCCGAGGAAATCGGCCCGCGCCGCGAGGGCGATCCGCCGGTGCTGTACGCGGATATTCGCCGCGCACAGTGCGTGCTGGGTTGGCAGCCGGAATACACCGATCTCGAGGCGATCTGCGCGACGGCCTGGAACTGGCACCGCACGCATCCAAAGGGCTTCGACGATCGGGGGGCATGA
- a CDS encoding RimK family protein — MPPLIVVNNPKEWTLQMPGVDVIDARSYLARADFGELKGVKLFNLCRSYRYQSIGYYVTLLATARGHKPVPNITTIQDMKSQTVVRFVSEDLESLIQQALAPVHSEQFTLSVYFGRNVARRYNRLSLELFNLFQAPLLRAQFVRNGKWQLRQIGPIPVGDIPPQHRDFVEESAAAYFAGRRTASRKRVPVKYELAILANPEEELAPSNERALARFAKAAETLGLNPERVTQDDYARIAEFDALFIRETTAVNHHTYRFARRAAIEGLVVVDDPESILKCTNKVYLAELLSRHKVPIPRTVLLHKENLEAVGRELGFPCVLKQPDSAFSQGVLKVENADEFAAEVEGLLARSELIIAQEFLPTTFDWRIGVFDRQLLYACKYHMVPKHWQITQQDGARRRYGKCETLPLDEVPPQVLRAAQRAANLIGSGLYGVDVKQLGRRACVIEVNDNPNIDAGVEDRILGQELYERIMRVFLQRIEQRKAGKQS; from the coding sequence ATGCCGCCGCTGATCGTCGTCAATAATCCCAAGGAGTGGACCCTGCAGATGCCCGGCGTCGACGTGATCGATGCCCGGAGCTATCTGGCGCGGGCCGATTTCGGCGAGTTGAAGGGCGTGAAGCTGTTCAACCTTTGCCGTTCGTACCGCTACCAGAGCATCGGCTATTACGTGACGCTGCTGGCCACGGCCCGGGGACATAAGCCGGTTCCGAACATCACCACGATCCAGGACATGAAATCGCAGACCGTCGTGCGATTCGTGTCCGAAGATCTGGAATCGCTGATCCAGCAGGCCCTTGCGCCGGTCCACTCGGAACAGTTCACTCTGAGCGTGTACTTTGGCCGCAACGTCGCTCGGCGCTATAACCGCCTGAGCCTGGAGCTGTTCAACCTGTTCCAGGCGCCGTTGCTCCGGGCGCAATTCGTGCGCAACGGCAAGTGGCAGTTGCGCCAGATCGGGCCGATCCCGGTGGGCGATATTCCGCCGCAGCATCGAGACTTTGTCGAGGAGTCGGCCGCGGCCTATTTTGCCGGGCGCCGCACCGCGTCGCGCAAGCGGGTGCCTGTGAAATACGAGCTGGCCATCTTGGCGAATCCCGAGGAGGAACTGGCGCCCTCGAACGAGCGGGCGCTCGCGCGGTTCGCCAAGGCGGCCGAGACGCTCGGCCTGAACCCGGAGCGGGTGACGCAAGACGACTATGCCCGGATCGCCGAGTTCGACGCGCTGTTTATTCGCGAGACCACGGCTGTCAATCATCACACGTACCGCTTCGCCCGCCGCGCCGCGATCGAAGGGCTCGTCGTCGTCGACGACCCGGAGTCGATCCTCAAGTGTACGAACAAGGTCTACCTCGCCGAGCTGCTGTCGCGGCACAAGGTGCCGATTCCGCGCACCGTGCTGCTGCACAAAGAAAACCTCGAGGCGGTCGGACGAGAGCTGGGGTTCCCCTGTGTGCTCAAACAGCCCGACTCGGCGTTTTCGCAGGGAGTGCTCAAGGTCGAAAACGCCGACGAATTCGCCGCGGAAGTCGAAGGGTTGTTGGCCCGGTCCGAGCTGATCATCGCACAGGAATTCCTGCCGACGACGTTCGATTGGCGCATCGGTGTGTTCGACCGGCAACTGCTCTACGCCTGCAAATACCACATGGTGCCGAAGCACTGGCAGATCACCCAGCAGGACGGCGCGCGGCGGCGCTATGGCAAGTGTGAGACACTTCCGCTCGACGAGGTACCGCCGCAGGTGCTGCGGGCAGCGCAACGCGCCGCCAACCTGATCGGCAGCGGCCTCTACGGCGTCGACGTCAAGCAACTTGGCCGCCGCGCCTGCGTCATCGAGGTCAACGACAATCCAAACATCGACGCGGGCGTCGAAGACCGCATCCTGGGCCAGGAGCTGTACGAGCGGATCATGCGCGTGTTTCTGCAGCGGATCGAACAACGCAAAGCAGGGAAACAATCATGA
- a CDS encoding glutamate--cysteine ligase — MTTRTLGLFEAYGVEIEYMLVDARTLDVLPATDRVIAAEAGEITSEHDAGALAWSNELALHVIELKTSEPSRSLVGLDQVFHEHVRRINAHLATLGGRLMPTAMHPWMDPWREMRLWPHEYNEVFAAFDRIFDCRGHGWANLQSVHLNLPFADDAEFARLHAAVRLVLPLLPALAASSPLVAGQATGRLDERLEVYRGNARKIPSIAGAIVPEAVFSQADYEAEIFAPMYREIAPHDAAGTLQHEWLNSRGAIARFERNTIEIRVIDAQEAPCMDLAIVGAAAGLVRLLVEEVNSPLARQQAWSHEPLAALLGATIIQADAAIIDEGDYLETLGIHAAGGMTAGDAWRKIVEQLRRQPGWNAAWDVPLSVLLEQGPLARRILAATGSNPSRARLQAVYGELCECLQTNRPFAGCD, encoded by the coding sequence ATGACCACGCGCACGCTGGGCTTGTTCGAGGCCTACGGCGTCGAAATCGAATACATGCTGGTCGATGCGCGCACGCTCGACGTGTTGCCGGCGACCGATCGGGTCATCGCTGCCGAGGCCGGGGAGATTACCTCCGAACATGACGCTGGAGCGCTGGCCTGGTCGAACGAGCTGGCGCTGCACGTAATCGAGCTCAAGACGAGCGAACCGTCCCGGTCGCTCGTCGGTCTCGATCAGGTCTTTCACGAGCATGTCCGGCGCATCAACGCGCATCTGGCCACGCTCGGCGGGCGCTTGATGCCCACGGCGATGCATCCGTGGATGGATCCGTGGCGCGAAATGCGGCTCTGGCCGCACGAATACAACGAGGTCTTCGCCGCATTTGACCGGATCTTCGACTGCCGTGGGCACGGCTGGGCCAACCTACAGAGCGTGCATTTGAACTTGCCATTCGCCGACGACGCGGAGTTCGCGCGGCTGCACGCGGCTGTGCGGCTGGTGCTGCCGCTGCTGCCGGCCCTGGCGGCGTCGAGTCCGCTGGTCGCCGGTCAGGCGACCGGTCGCCTGGACGAGCGGCTCGAGGTCTATCGCGGCAACGCCCGCAAGATCCCCTCGATCGCCGGCGCGATCGTGCCCGAGGCCGTGTTCAGCCAGGCCGATTACGAAGCGGAGATCTTCGCGCCGATGTACCGCGAGATTGCCCCGCACGACGCGGCAGGCACTCTGCAGCACGAATGGCTCAACAGCCGCGGCGCGATCGCCCGGTTCGAGCGCAACACGATCGAGATTCGCGTGATCGACGCGCAGGAGGCGCCGTGCATGGATCTGGCGATCGTCGGGGCCGCGGCCGGGCTGGTACGGCTGCTGGTCGAGGAGGTGAACAGCCCTTTGGCCCGCCAGCAGGCCTGGTCGCACGAGCCGCTCGCCGCGTTGCTCGGCGCAACGATCATACAGGCCGACGCAGCGATCATCGACGAAGGCGACTACCTGGAAACGCTGGGCATTCACGCTGCCGGCGGTATGACGGCCGGCGATGCCTGGCGGAAAATCGTCGAGCAGTTGCGGCGGCAGCCCGGCTGGAACGCGGCCTGGGATGTGCCTTTGTCGGTCCTGCTCGAGCAAGGCCCCCTGGCGCGGCGCATCCTCGCTGCCACCGGTTCGAATCCTTCGCGCGCGCGGCTCCAAGCAGTGTATGGTGAGCTCTGCGAGTGCCTGCAGACCAATCGGCCCTTTGCAGGGTGCGACTGA
- a CDS encoding metallophosphoesterase, whose product MRKARAVRLRSQRGNQTAGYSRRLLQEPLEDRRLLAFTVNHTPYIQLGNAPLEGYNAGLDQAEILWQTTGTQDTDAFTAEYRATGTLPWNGAALNTQIVTGVGGRIVHSATFTGLSFDSDYDYQITHLRDGSPIAVYASTFHTRLNTNTDDNFTFVTYGDSASGDPPTNFIAVQNRINQIDPSFSLLLGDNVYSSGTHAEYDLRLDPSKNAALTTYNKNHVDYFGFGNHDVGYNSGQAARENYSMPIPVEGVTSPAGLTFDANVEAEENYSFDYGNVHFLTFDTNNWTNTTALNKQLDWAVDDITEAKARAVPPRWIIVFGHHPIVSLGGHTEHTPDDYYYDQVVSRLGASGVGVDLLLFGHSHNYQRSYPLTGHVGAAATYVLDGDNDYAKGAGLPLVVQGTGGVDLGYGANDATFAGSHLAKALDSNTTNPLQYGFGKIDVTPNQLTYRYINTLGQVLDTFTITGGPDVTPPSATVAVPLDNGASDYDPADGKVRVQASQSTFQIVLSDVGTGVDDATVSAAALTIRRDVTNLVSPTDYTFSYNAANNTITLTPTGGSFGTGNYQVKLNASGQIKDLNNNVMALTTLSVLIDPTVPSQVTFRQGENSYAGAKDTYVHEDDPATNQGSNAKIVSDGDDDLGTAETPPQRVMGLIRFDNTFDTPGGVSRGGGPIPDGANIANASLILKTGSAANDNSASTFTFHRMIATWTEASTWNSLTSGVSIDDVEAVSSPTNFIVGPNSLGATNVIDVTPDVQVWSDDNSLSTRGWVIYPALGTDGWRINSSNAATVADRPALEVIYALGPYDLQPGETYTIGEGAVLNLAGSAQGAGTLTYSWDINGDDVFTDATGATPTVAWAQLLALGVADGPGDYAIRLRVDDGLGHVSTSVAAILTIVNTPPTASAGGPYATNEGSGVALLASASDPAGAADTLTYSWDVNGDLVYGDATGVNPTLTWGQLVALGITDGNPGAVYNVRVRVDDGDGGMTTSAPTTLTIQNLSPTAAISAAVLAQFRGETVSYTLTAADPSAADQAGSFTWDIDWDNNGTWDQSVSGPSGTLVTHSYPTTGARTVAVRATDDDGGTGAAATLPGINVSKYVARFNGTNTDLLWGGTPGFDAVFFFGSGSSITILTQFENSVLAYATAVIPGITGRIKAYGHDSLDVISAEFIGIRVVELYGGNGDDALYGGNRGDWLYGGQGNDLLVGGTQGTDLGDRLFGEDGHDVLFGYKGADTLDGGSGEDLLIADNYNFGDDLYGYVGGTQGVWTDGSAYNDRIASLLFDTLLPTETIISDGAVDRLIGGADSDWFFYTFFQDLVSDHQVGEEETDADP is encoded by the coding sequence ATGCGCAAAGCTCGAGCGGTGCGGTTGCGTTCCCAGCGAGGAAACCAGACGGCGGGCTACTCTCGAAGACTGCTGCAGGAACCGCTGGAAGACCGTCGTCTGTTGGCGTTTACGGTCAATCACACGCCCTATATCCAGCTCGGCAATGCCCCTCTGGAGGGCTATAACGCCGGGCTCGATCAAGCCGAGATCCTGTGGCAGACCACCGGCACGCAGGACACCGACGCCTTTACGGCCGAGTATCGCGCCACGGGCACCCTGCCCTGGAACGGCGCGGCGCTGAACACCCAGATCGTCACGGGCGTGGGCGGGCGCATCGTGCATTCGGCCACGTTCACGGGTCTGAGTTTCGACAGCGACTACGACTATCAGATTACGCATCTGCGCGACGGCAGCCCGATTGCCGTCTACGCCAGTACGTTCCATACCCGGTTGAACACCAACACGGACGACAACTTCACGTTCGTGACCTACGGCGATTCCGCGTCGGGCGACCCGCCGACGAACTTCATTGCCGTCCAGAACCGGATCAACCAGATCGATCCGTCGTTCTCGTTGCTCCTGGGCGACAATGTCTACAGCTCGGGTACACATGCCGAATACGACCTGCGGCTCGACCCTTCGAAGAACGCCGCGCTGACCACGTACAACAAGAATCACGTCGACTATTTCGGGTTCGGCAATCACGACGTCGGTTACAACAGTGGTCAAGCAGCCCGTGAGAACTACTCGATGCCGATCCCGGTCGAAGGGGTCACCAGCCCCGCGGGGCTGACCTTCGATGCCAACGTCGAAGCCGAGGAGAACTACTCCTTTGACTACGGCAACGTGCATTTTCTGACGTTCGACACGAACAACTGGACCAATACGACGGCGCTCAACAAGCAGCTCGATTGGGCCGTCGACGACATCACCGAGGCGAAGGCTCGGGCCGTACCGCCGCGCTGGATCATTGTTTTCGGCCACCATCCGATCGTCTCGCTCGGCGGTCACACGGAACACACGCCCGACGACTATTACTACGACCAGGTGGTCTCGCGCCTGGGGGCCAGCGGCGTGGGGGTCGATCTCCTGCTGTTCGGGCACTCGCACAACTATCAGCGCAGCTACCCGCTGACGGGCCACGTGGGCGCGGCGGCGACCTACGTTTTGGATGGCGACAACGACTATGCGAAGGGCGCCGGCCTGCCGCTGGTCGTACAAGGCACCGGCGGCGTCGACTTGGGATACGGCGCCAACGATGCGACGTTCGCGGGATCGCATCTGGCGAAGGCGCTCGACAGCAACACGACCAATCCGCTGCAGTACGGATTCGGGAAGATCGACGTCACGCCCAACCAACTCACCTATCGCTATATCAACACCCTGGGCCAGGTGCTGGATACGTTTACGATCACCGGCGGTCCCGACGTGACACCGCCATCGGCGACGGTCGCGGTGCCTCTCGACAACGGCGCCAGCGACTATGACCCGGCCGACGGCAAAGTGCGCGTGCAGGCTTCGCAGAGCACCTTCCAAATCGTCTTGAGCGACGTCGGGACCGGCGTCGACGATGCCACGGTCAGTGCGGCGGCACTGACGATTCGCCGCGATGTGACCAACCTGGTTTCGCCCACCGACTACACCTTCAGTTACAACGCTGCCAACAACACGATCACGCTCACGCCGACCGGCGGCAGCTTTGGCACGGGCAACTACCAGGTCAAGCTGAATGCCAGCGGCCAAATCAAGGATCTGAACAACAACGTGATGGCGCTCACGACGCTGTCGGTGTTGATCGATCCGACGGTGCCGAGCCAGGTGACGTTCCGCCAAGGCGAAAACAGCTATGCGGGCGCCAAAGACACGTACGTGCACGAGGACGACCCTGCCACCAACCAGGGGAGCAACGCCAAGATCGTGTCGGACGGTGACGACGATCTCGGCACGGCCGAGACGCCGCCGCAGCGCGTGATGGGGTTGATTCGCTTCGACAACACGTTCGATACGCCTGGCGGCGTGTCGCGCGGCGGCGGGCCGATTCCGGACGGCGCGAACATCGCCAACGCGAGCCTGATCCTCAAGACCGGATCGGCGGCCAATGACAACAGCGCCTCGACGTTCACGTTCCATCGGATGATCGCCACCTGGACCGAGGCGTCGACCTGGAACAGCCTGACCAGCGGCGTCTCCATCGATGACGTCGAGGCCGTCTCGTCGCCGACCAATTTTATCGTGGGTCCGAACAGCCTGGGCGCGACCAACGTGATCGACGTGACCCCGGACGTGCAGGTCTGGTCCGACGACAATAGCCTCAGCACGCGCGGCTGGGTGATCTATCCGGCGCTGGGCACTGACGGCTGGCGGATCAATTCAAGCAACGCCGCGACCGTGGCCGATCGTCCGGCACTCGAGGTCATCTATGCTTTGGGGCCCTACGACCTGCAGCCGGGCGAGACCTACACGATCGGCGAAGGCGCAGTGCTGAACCTGGCTGGTTCGGCCCAGGGTGCGGGGACCTTGACCTACTCCTGGGACATCAACGGCGACGATGTCTTCACCGATGCCACGGGCGCGACGCCGACGGTGGCCTGGGCACAATTGCTCGCGCTGGGTGTTGCCGACGGACCGGGAGACTATGCGATCCGGCTGCGCGTCGATGACGGGCTGGGCCATGTTTCGACAAGCGTCGCGGCGATCCTGACGATCGTCAACACGCCGCCGACCGCCTCGGCGGGCGGGCCGTATGCGACCAATGAAGGCAGCGGTGTGGCGCTCTTGGCATCGGCCAGCGATCCGGCCGGCGCGGCCGATACGCTGACCTACAGTTGGGACGTCAACGGCGATCTGGTCTATGGCGACGCAACCGGGGTGAATCCGACGCTGACCTGGGGCCAGCTGGTCGCTTTGGGCATCACCGACGGAAATCCGGGCGCGGTGTACAACGTCCGCGTGCGGGTCGACGACGGCGACGGCGGCATGACGACCTCGGCGCCGACGACGCTGACGATTCAAAACCTTTCCCCGACGGCGGCGATCAGCGCGGCCGTATTGGCTCAATTTCGCGGCGAAACGGTCAGCTACACGCTCACGGCAGCCGATCCGTCGGCCGCCGATCAGGCCGGCAGCTTCACCTGGGACATCGACTGGGACAACAACGGCACCTGGGATCAGAGCGTCTCTGGACCCAGCGGCACGCTGGTTACGCACAGCTATCCCACGACGGGCGCGCGGACGGTTGCCGTACGGGCGACCGACGACGACGGCGGCACGGGAGCCGCTGCCACGCTCCCGGGCATTAACGTCTCGAAATATGTCGCGCGATTCAACGGAACGAACACCGATCTTCTCTGGGGCGGCACGCCGGGCTTCGACGCTGTGTTCTTCTTCGGTTCTGGCAGCTCGATCACAATCTTGACGCAATTCGAGAACTCGGTGTTAGCCTATGCGACCGCCGTGATTCCGGGAATCACAGGGCGGATCAAGGCCTACGGCCACGACAGCCTCGACGTGATCAGCGCCGAGTTCATTGGCATTCGAGTGGTGGAGCTATACGGCGGCAACGGCGACGACGCCCTCTATGGCGGCAATCGCGGCGACTGGCTTTACGGCGGCCAGGGCAACGACCTCTTGGTCGGCGGCACGCAGGGCACCGACCTGGGCGACCGGCTCTTCGGCGAGGACGGCCACGACGTGCTGTTCGGCTACAAGGGTGCCGACACGCTCGACGGCGGCAGCGGCGAAGACTTGCTGATCGCCGACAATTACAACTTCGGCGACGACCTTTACGGGTACGTCGGCGGCACGCAAGGCGTCTGGACCGACGGCAGCGCGTACAACGACCGGATCGCATCGCTGTTGTTCGACACGCTGTTGCCGACCGAGACCATCATCAGCGACGGCGCCGTCGATCGCCTGATCGGCGGGGCCGATTCGGACTGGTTCTTCTACACCTTCTTCCAGGACCTGGTCAGCGACCACCAGGTCGGCGAAGAAGAAACGGACGCCGATCCGTGA
- a CDS encoding threonylcarbamoyl-AMP synthase, whose protein sequence is MSETQVRQVDPIAPEPGEIAQAAAIVERGGLVAFPTETVYGLGADATAADAVARIFAAKGRPDANPLIVHVLDASGARQLVAEWPSRAERLAQAFWPGPLTLVLPKNDRIPAVVTAGGSTVGLRCPTHPVARALLAAARCPIAAPSANLSNRLSATRAEHVLNQLAGRVDLILDGGATPGGLESTVVDLTTTPPRVLRPGSILAEEIAAVLGEPVAAAGAAPNVSQPLRSPGQLARHYAPRTPLVCIAGSGQSAVHADSAAGRRVGWLPWQATPVEAPEHCVVRSLPTDPRGYAAGLYAALHELDDAEVSTIYVELPPDEPAWAAVRDRLTRAAAKP, encoded by the coding sequence GTGTCCGAAACCCAGGTTCGCCAGGTCGATCCGATTGCTCCCGAGCCGGGGGAAATTGCGCAGGCGGCGGCGATCGTCGAACGTGGTGGACTCGTCGCATTTCCCACGGAAACGGTCTATGGACTGGGGGCCGACGCCACCGCGGCCGATGCCGTCGCGCGGATCTTTGCCGCCAAGGGACGTCCAGATGCGAACCCGTTGATCGTGCACGTGCTCGATGCGTCGGGCGCACGGCAGCTCGTCGCCGAATGGCCCTCGCGCGCCGAGCGATTGGCGCAGGCTTTCTGGCCGGGGCCGCTAACCCTGGTGCTGCCGAAGAACGATCGCATTCCCGCCGTGGTCACGGCCGGCGGTTCGACCGTCGGTCTTCGCTGCCCGACGCACCCGGTGGCTCGGGCACTGCTCGCGGCGGCGCGGTGCCCGATCGCCGCGCCGAGTGCGAATCTGTCGAATCGCTTGTCGGCCACGCGCGCCGAGCACGTACTCAACCAATTGGCCGGTCGCGTCGACCTGATTCTCGACGGCGGCGCTACGCCCGGCGGTCTCGAATCGACGGTCGTCGATCTGACCACCACGCCACCGCGCGTATTAAGGCCCGGATCGATCCTGGCCGAGGAGATTGCCGCGGTCTTGGGCGAACCGGTCGCAGCCGCCGGCGCGGCGCCAAACGTCTCCCAGCCACTGCGTTCGCCTGGGCAATTGGCGCGGCACTACGCGCCGCGCACTCCCCTGGTCTGCATCGCAGGGAGCGGCCAGTCGGCGGTGCATGCCGACAGCGCCGCCGGCCGACGCGTGGGTTGGCTCCCCTGGCAGGCCACGCCAGTCGAAGCGCCAGAGCATTGCGTTGTGCGCTCGTTGCCCACCGACCCGCGCGGCTATGCCGCGGGGCTCTATGCCGCGCTGCATGAGTTGGACGACGCCGAGGTATCGACCATTTACGTCGAGCTTCCGCCCGACGAGCCGGCGTGGGCCGCGGTCCGCGACCGATTGACGCGGGCCGCCGCCAAGCCCTAG